One segment of Geminicoccaceae bacterium DNA contains the following:
- a CDS encoding GNAT family N-acetyltransferase, with translation MPHAFLGEPWLGTWLATSGSTPGLLCCRDGDELRAAGFLAASRQRRLGGLVRSRRWNLNTSGDPAIDTVFLEYNGLIGQSADDPDPLLEALEYLDGQPGWDELHLHGLQANVAEALQRRWRRSRVVWEAPTYRIDLDELRRDGKDLLSRLSRNSRQQVRRAMKLYEERGPLSVRIAADSREALAFFDDMKRLHIGTWSARGHDKGAFGQSYFETFHRHMITRHPGDHRVEMMAITAGNEPVGYLYNFVAGGHVHNYQCGFADEKDNRLKPGLVSHVMAIGHHMRNGAGIYDLLAGDQRYKSSLASPGPSLQSLVIWRARPGLVLEDLLRRARLAARDLAQRLTSGR, from the coding sequence ATGCCCCATGCGTTTCTCGGCGAACCATGGCTTGGAACATGGCTTGCCACCAGCGGCTCGACACCCGGGCTTCTCTGCTGCCGTGACGGTGACGAACTCAGGGCGGCGGGTTTCCTCGCCGCCAGCCGGCAGCGGCGATTGGGTGGTCTCGTCCGGTCGCGCCGATGGAATCTGAACACGTCGGGCGATCCGGCCATCGACACCGTTTTCCTCGAATACAACGGGCTGATCGGCCAGTCCGCAGACGACCCGGATCCCCTTCTTGAGGCGCTCGAATATCTCGACGGGCAACCCGGTTGGGACGAACTCCATCTCCACGGCCTGCAGGCGAATGTGGCCGAAGCCCTGCAGCGACGCTGGCGGCGCAGCCGCGTTGTCTGGGAGGCCCCGACCTATCGCATCGACCTCGATGAACTGCGTCGCGACGGCAAGGACCTCCTTTCCCGGTTGAGCCGCAACAGCCGTCAGCAGGTTCGACGGGCGATGAAACTCTACGAGGAGCGCGGCCCCCTATCGGTGCGAATTGCCGCCGACAGCCGCGAGGCACTGGCCTTTTTCGATGACATGAAACGATTGCATATCGGCACATGGTCGGCGCGCGGGCATGACAAGGGCGCTTTCGGCCAATCCTATTTCGAAACCTTTCACCGACACATGATTACCCGTCATCCGGGCGATCATCGCGTCGAGATGATGGCGATCACCGCGGGAAACGAGCCTGTCGGCTATCTCTACAATTTCGTTGCCGGCGGCCATGTCCACAACTACCAGTGCGGATTCGCCGACGAAAAGGACAACCGCCTCAAGCCCGGACTCGTCTCGCATGTCATGGCCATCGGGCATCACATGCGCAATGGTGCCGGGATCTACGATCTTCTGGCTGGCGACCAGCGCTACAAGTCAAGCCTCGCCAGCCCGGGACCTTCCCTGCAATCCCTCGTGATCTGGCGCGCCCGTCCCGGACTGGTGCTGGAAGATCTCCTGCGGCGCGCCCGTCTTGCCGCGCGCGACCTCGCGCAACGGCTGACATCCGGCCGCTAG